In Hippopotamus amphibius kiboko isolate mHipAmp2 chromosome 6, mHipAmp2.hap2, whole genome shotgun sequence, the genomic window TCGGCaggccctttcctttctccctccctacTTGTCCCTCAAAGACTAACTCAAAAGTATCCTGGTCCTCTTAGGGAGAGTAAgtgttctttcttctccatttacATAAGACAGTgaatggttctctctctctctctctctctctctctctctctctcgctatatatatatatatatatatatatatatatatatatatgtttgtaacaCATTTATAAGTAACATGTTCATATATTACATACTAcagaacatatatatttatatataattatttttcgcTGCAGAACCCGTTGTATACATGAAGCCTCCTAGGGCTCTACAGAACAGTTTTCAAACCATTGGCCAGAGCCCACGTAGCAGTCATTTTGTTCTGCCTGGAACCCAGGGAACTATGTAAGAGTCTCTCTTTGCACCAGCCAGAACTCTTTGAGGGACTCATGATGTCTTTTATCAGTTTGGCACTCCCCCAAATGGACAGGTGCTTCTCTTGTTCAGATGAGTTGACCCGATAGTCATTCTGAGATGGAAAAAGCAACCTACCAGCATAGTTTCAGAAAAATATCAACCAGCTTTTGAAAAGCACTTTGtaatttacaaaatgctttcacatatattatctcatttaatgttgACAATATAACCCTTGAATATTTTATGCATGTAAAATTTGAGACTTAGAGAAGTGCTTTTTCCAAAGTCTTcctgatgtaaactatggacttgaCTCTCCAACCCAAGTATTATGGTTCCAGGTCCTAAGTCAGGTACAAAACTAATCTCATTGCTCAGTAGAGGTGACATGGTATAGTAGGTAGATAATGGCTTGAGGCTGGAAACATGGCTCTACCACTTAACTTTGTGTGTCCTTAAGCAAGTTGTGTATCAGTTTAtgattcagtttccttatctggataTTGGACTCAACAATGCCTTCCTCAGAAGGGTGCTTTAAAGATGAAATGGGATAGCATGGTAGAACATTGCCTCAAAATAGGTACTTTATAAGAGTTTTCTATGACCTGGTGAGGACCAAATTTCACTGGAAAATAGCAGAAATATTTTTCCCTCTGAGACATCCAGAGATGTTTTACTGGCAAAGAGGCAGACTTGGGACCATGTGTGGGTGGGAGTTCAATGGGCCACAGGAAAAAGCTTTATTAGAAAATGCAGTCCCTCTCATTCTTGTCCAATTGTCAATATCACATGCACTTTTCAAGTTGAAAGCGTTCTTAGAGACTGAGGCCAGGCCCATTTCCCTCAAGTCAACAGTCTGCTGAGGGCACAATGATCTTCTGTCTGTAGGTTCTTGTGTTCTTCATGCCGTCGAAGCTGGGCTTCCGCCCAAGTGCAGATCCTATGTCACATGTACCTGGAGCGCCGGACATCCCAGGGCAAGGTGCTCATGCGGCTCTTTGGTCAGAGGTGCCAGAAGTGCTCCAAGTCTCAATTTGAGAAGCCTGAGTTCTCCCCAGACAGCAGCAAGAGGATTCTGAACAACCTGGTGGAGCGTATTCTGGAGAGATTCTACAGAAACGGCATCAGGAAGGTTTCGGAGGCACCAGTGATCCCGGAGGTGCCTTTGAACGGGCACCATGACATGGCCAACTGTGAGGCGTGCGTTCTGGGCATGTGTATACAGAACTTACAAAACTGCACAATGGAGCCAGCcacatcctctctctctcacatgaaGACTGGGAGTTCCTCTCCTCGCATTGGTGATGTGTGTGGCCCAAACCGGGCTGGGAACCAGTCAGCTGAGACAAAGGAGACTCAGGGAAGTGGGTATTCCTGCACCCATAAAGGCTCAGGACCTGGCCATGCCACTGCTGGGACCCAAATGCCTAGGGCGGGCCCTCAGGTCAAACGGGAGGCGGGCCAAATGCTCATACCAGGAGCAGACTGGCAGGCTGCACGGGGAACAGGCCCACAGCCCATCCTCGTAGCAGGATCACTTCCCTCAGGGTGGACAGAGCTAAGGCCCATCCAAGCAGTAAGCCCACTAGCTACAGGGCGGACACATTCACAGTCCACACTGCGGACAAGACCACGGGCCGCCCGGATGACGTATTCTCAGGCTATAAGGATGTCAGGCCAACAGCTGACGCAGGAGGCACAAACCACACAAGGGGCAGGTCTTCAGGTGAAAGACCCACAGTCCACACGGGGGGCAATCCCAAAGGCCACAGCAGGGTCGGACACGCAGGCTCCAGGGAGGGCAGGCCCCCCACCACCGGGGTCAAACTCACAGCCCACACGGGGGGCAATTCCAAAGACCACGTCAGGGTCAGACACGCAGGCTCCAGGGAGGGCAGGCCCCCCACCACCGGGGTCAAAC contains:
- the RTP4 gene encoding receptor-transporting protein 4: MDSRPQSKTMVLDVGTWEQTFQELIGQEKPRARWTLKLDGKLRPDCVALGWKQYQQKAFGRFLCSSCRRSWASAQVQILCHMYLERRTSQGKVLMRLFGQRCQKCSKSQFEKPEFSPDSSKRILNNLVERILERFYRNGIRKVSEAPVIPEVPLNGHHDMANCEACVLGMCIQNLQNCTMEPATSSLSHMKTGSSSPRIGDVCGPNRAGNQSAETKETQGSGYSCTHKGSGPGHATAGTQMPRAGPQVKREAGQMLIPGADWQAARGTGPQPILVAGSLPSGWTELRPIQAVSPLATGRTHSQSTLRTRPRAARMTYSQAIRMSGQQLTQEAQTTQGAGLQVKDPQSTRGAIPKATAGSDTQAPGRAGPPPPGSNSQPTRGAIPKTTSGSDTQAPGRAGPPPPGSNSQPTRGAIPKTTSGSDTQAPGRAGPPPLGSNSQPTLETGPGAACRTFGGSQVAYRQGRCSPGGSAPDSVFRFSPPVPPNDSLNQEQLIRWGYVCVVALFAFFVSKCL